One window of Larus michahellis chromosome 19, bLarMic1.1, whole genome shotgun sequence genomic DNA carries:
- the LOC141733031 gene encoding LOW QUALITY PROTEIN: ras-related protein Rab-39B-like (The sequence of the model RefSeq protein was modified relative to this genomic sequence to represent the inferred CDS: inserted 1 base in 1 codon): MGEMLWXGGGLGCGWGETPPKSLCHSGLVSQGHPLGKWHQEPPPGVLPAGWSQGKRDERGSRRGQPAAMAGGNASWVEEPGAACPYRRPARGRRVTEAPMEPRWQYQFRVIMLGDSTVGKSSLLRRYTEGVFLDAVNQTVGVDFYVQFVELEPGMRVKLQFWDTAGQERFRSVTRSYYRNSAGGMLLFDLTNRASFESVRQWHREVTDTVQPFRIVFLLVGHKSDLAGQRRVGRREAEKLAAALGVQYVETSAKDASNVVQAFQMLTVAIYQALQTGRLAATEAWDGVKCSIPLPASLKARAPEKEEKRKKCSC; this comes from the exons ATGGGTGAGatgcttt cggggggggggctgggttgCGGATGGGGTGAGACACCCCCCAAATCACTGTGTCACTCAGGCCTCGTGTCCCAGGGCCACCCCCTTGGAAAATGGCACCAGGAACCCCCTCCCGGAGTGCTTCCAGCTGGATGGAGCCAAGGAAAAAGGGATGAAAGGGGTTCCAGAAGGGGCCAGCCAGCAGCCATGGCGGGCGGGAACGCCTCCTGGGTGGAGGAGCCCGGCGCTGCCTGCCCGTACAGGCgcccggcgcgggggcggcgggtgACGGAGGCGCCGATGGAGCCGCGGTGGCAGTACCAGTTCCGGGTGATCATGCTGGGGGACTCGACGGTGGGGAAATCCTCGCTGCTGCGGCGTTACACCGAGGGCGTCTTCCTGGACGCCGTCAACCAGACGGTGGGGGTGGATTTCTACGTCCAGTTCGTGGAGCTGGAGCCGGGGATGCGGGTGAAGCTGCAGTTCTGGGACACGGCCGGGCAGGAGCGGTTCAG atCCGTGACTCGCTCCTACTACCGTAACTCGGCCGGGGGGATGCTGCTCTTTGACCTCACCAACCGCGCGTCCTTCGAGAGCGTCCGGCAGTGGCACCGGGAAGTGACGGACACGGTCCAGCCCTTCCGCATCGTTTTCTTGCTGGTGGGGCACAAGAGCGACctggccgggcagcggcgggtgggcaggagggaggcggAGAAGCTGGCGGCCGCGCTGGGGGTGCAGTACGTGGAGACCTCGGCCAAGGACGCCAGCAACGTGGTCCAGGCTTTCCAGATGTTGACCGTGGCCATCTACCAGGCGCTGCAAACGGGGCGGCTGGCTGCCACCGAGGCGTGGGACGGGGTGAAGTGCAGCATCCCGCTGCCGGCGTCGCTCAAGGCTCGGGCGCCGGAGAAGGAAGAGAAGCGGAAAAAATGCTCGTGCTAA
- the RAB42 gene encoding ras-related protein Rab-42 yields the protein MGTGAPQDPDLGGHYQFRVIVLGDAAVGKSSLLRCFAEGPAGGAATPCPTVGVDFYSRTIPLSPAGRAKLQLWDTAGQERFRSITRSFYRSAAGVLLVFDLTNRASFERVPEWHREAAGDRPPAFVLVGHKCDLVAQRAVSAEEAGHLAASLGMVAFVETSARGNLNVELAFQTLAGGIQQALGRGGVTPHRGCGGIRLIPSRSRPRPPARGEPRQRCQC from the exons ATGGGGACGGGTGCCCCCCAGGACCCCGACCTCGGGGGACACTACCAGTTCCGTGTCATCGTGCTGGGGGACGCGGCAGTGGGGAAGTCGTCGCTGCTACGCTGCTTTGCGGAGGGtccggccgggggggcggccaccccctgccccaccgtCGGCGTGGACTTCTACAGCCGCACCATCCCCTTGTCACCCGCCGGCAGGGCCAAGCTGCAGCTCTGGGACACAGCCGGCCAGGAGAGGTTCAG GTCCATCACCAGGTCCTTCTACCGGAGCGCAGCGGGGGTGCTGCTGGTGTTCGACCTCACCAACCGCGCGTCCTTCGAGCGCGTCCCCGAGTGGCACCGCGAAGCCGCCGGGGACCGTCCCCCCGCCTTCGTCCTGGTGGGACACAAGTGTGACCTGGTGGCCCAGCGAGCCGTGTCGGCGGAGGAGGCCGGGCACCTCGCCGCCAGCCTGGGCATGGTGGCCTTCGTGGAGACCTCGGCCCGCGGCAACCTCAACGTGGAGCTGGCCTTCCAGACGCTGGCGGGGGGCATCCAGCAGgcgctgggccgggggggggtcacccctCACCGGGGCTGCGGTGGCATCAGGCTCATCCCCAgccgcagccgcccccggcccccggcgcGGGGGGAGCCGCGGCAGCGCTGCCAGTGctga